ATTTAATGAATAAGCTACCTTAAAGACAGCTTTATATTTTATGGTATATTCCATTGTTGGAAGTCAATAAATCAGGAGAATTCAAAAAGGATTTGTGGTATAATTTTCTTTATAATGTTAATTATTTCAATAAATCAAAATCTATGTCGATCAGTCTTTAAGATTTTTTACATATTATACCATAATATTTATTTAGAGTAGAGACATACTTATCATTAACAATAAATCCAACCACAACCATCTTACAAAACCATAACCTCATCAATCAACCAACTTCCATCTCCATTTCATAGAAAAAGAAAAGAAGGACAACCTAACAGGAACCACTCACCAAAATATTAAATCAAAGGTGATCAAAATGCTTCTTCTAATAGCAACCTTCCTTATTCTTTTGCTGTTATATTTTGAACTTGTTATTGGAATGAAAAATATGACAAATAACAATAAGAGTATTGTTTTTCCCTTAAGAAAGAGTGAGGTTATTTTTTTTGATGAGGGAAAATCTTTTTACGACTCTCTTTTCAATGATATCCAATCCGCCAAACAATCCATCCACATATTGTTTTTCATCGTCAAAAATGATCAAATCAGCAATACATTTTTTAATCTTCTTATTGAAAAAGCGAATAGCGGAATAGAAGTCGTTCTTCTTTTAGACTTTGTAGGTTCTTTTTCATTAAAGAAAAAAACAGTTAACACCTTAAGATCAAATGGGGTGAATGTAGCATTCGCTAATTTCCCTTCCTTCCCATTCTTTTTTAATTCCCTACAAAGGAGAAACCATCGAAAAATCACCATTATTGATGGGAAGATTGGCTATCATGGAGGATTTAATATAGGAGATGAATACATTGGAAAAAATCCAGAGCTTGGCTTTTGGAGAGATTATCATCTTCGTCTTACCGGTGAAGGTGTGTTAGATTTACAAGCTCAGTTTTCCAAAGATTGGGATTTAGCTACAGGAGATAAAGTTCTTTACCATAACCGACCTTTATTAAAAGGGGAAACTCTTTTACAATTTCTCAGTACCACGGGCATCGGTATTGAAGAACAATTTCTGAACTTAATACGCCAAGCAAAA
This portion of the Bacillus carboniphilus genome encodes:
- the cls gene encoding cardiolipin synthase — encoded protein: MLLLIATFLILLLLYFELVIGMKNMTNNNKSIVFPLRKSEVIFFDEGKSFYDSLFNDIQSAKQSIHILFFIVKNDQISNTFFNLLIEKANSGIEVVLLLDFVGSFSLKKKTVNTLRSNGVNVAFANFPSFPFFFNSLQRRNHRKITIIDGKIGYHGGFNIGDEYIGKNPELGFWRDYHLRLTGEGVLDLQAQFSKDWDLATGDKVLYHNRPLLKGETLLQFLSTTGIGIEEQFLNLIRQAKEELIIGSPYFVPSKQLLYELQSAIERGVIVKVIVPLREDHPLVKQASYPYLQSLLVVGGEIWEYYQGFYHSKVFIVDHIVCDIGTANFDKRSLYLNEEMNCFIYDPSFITLVKKSIQNDLNECVELTIKELQKRRKKEFWKEWIARLISPFL